In Mycobacterium gallinarum, a single window of DNA contains:
- a CDS encoding acyl-CoA dehydrogenase family protein produces the protein MFIGLTEEQELLRETMRRLADTTATSGPDDIASDDRLDTQWQRLVEVGVPAFRAPATCGLEASGVETALAIEELGRRLSALPVLGQAVLTTELLYAAGAEKEVDLIAEGALRMAPVLRDDLSGFADSEDRGVVLDSAGATHALLALSDGKRRRLVYAAIDTASGREGLDLTRSISPISASGLGATTSVGDPIDARRWDSVMAMALTAVAADLIGVMTGALEDAAGYAGERVQFGVKIGTFQAVQHILADSLVRLEGARSCLWHAAWAVDHLSPAEALLAARTAKAYASAAGRDVVEAAMQVLGGISITWEHVAHVRLRRTLLNRRLFGDESDQYQAIADMRLNDPDLG, from the coding sequence ATGTTCATCGGGCTGACAGAGGAGCAAGAGCTGCTGCGCGAGACGATGAGGCGATTGGCTGACACCACCGCCACATCAGGTCCCGACGACATCGCGTCCGATGACCGCCTCGACACACAGTGGCAGCGCCTCGTGGAGGTCGGCGTACCCGCGTTTCGCGCGCCCGCGACATGCGGGCTGGAGGCCAGCGGTGTCGAAACCGCGCTCGCCATCGAGGAATTGGGGCGCAGGCTGAGCGCACTACCCGTGCTCGGACAAGCAGTCCTCACCACCGAGCTGCTCTACGCCGCCGGTGCAGAAAAGGAGGTCGACCTGATCGCCGAGGGCGCTCTGCGCATGGCGCCGGTGTTGAGGGACGACCTGTCCGGATTCGCCGATTCCGAAGACCGCGGTGTCGTCCTTGACTCCGCAGGCGCCACCCATGCGCTGTTGGCTCTTTCCGATGGAAAGCGCCGGCGCTTGGTCTACGCCGCCATCGATACTGCATCGGGGCGTGAAGGCCTGGATTTGACGCGGTCGATCAGTCCCATATCCGCCTCCGGTCTCGGCGCCACCACGTCGGTGGGAGATCCTATCGACGCACGCCGATGGGACTCCGTCATGGCGATGGCGCTGACCGCCGTCGCCGCCGACCTGATCGGGGTGATGACGGGGGCGCTCGAGGACGCCGCCGGCTACGCAGGCGAACGCGTGCAGTTCGGCGTCAAGATCGGAACCTTTCAGGCCGTCCAGCACATACTGGCCGATTCGCTTGTCCGCCTCGAGGGAGCTCGTAGTTGTCTGTGGCACGCGGCGTGGGCGGTCGACCACCTCTCCCCCGCCGAGGCCTTGCTGGCGGCGCGCACGGCCAAGGCCTACGCGTCGGCCGCCGGTCGCGACGTCGTCGAGGCGGCCATGCAAGTCCTGGGTGGCATCTCCATCACCTGGGAGCATGTCGCGCATGTGCGCCTTCGCCGAACACTGTTGAACCGCAGGCTGTTCGGTGACGAAAGCGATCAATACCAGGCCATCGCCGACATGCGGCTGAATGATCCGGACCTGGGCTAG
- a CDS encoding LLM class F420-dependent oxidoreductase yields MRFILTHPMHSHPYNPDLVTGSGVAAVATAAERAGFTGFGFTDHPAPPQRWLDTGGHDALDPFVAMGYAAAVTSTLRLIPNLVVLPYRNPFLVAKSGATLDALSGGRFTLAVGVGYLRGEFGALGIDFEQRAGLVDEALELIGRAWTQDDVTFAGKHFQAAGITAHPRPVKRPPIWVGGNTVAARRRVVEYADGWCPFAAADALARYTKTAVMDAEAGLAAGLDDLRRRCDAAGRDFTAIDITFNGLPGTPGTSSFVADAYLGEVDRLSRLGVTAVTLSVPGDSVNHAVEAIEEFGASVIAAQSLTTVLETS; encoded by the coding sequence ATGCGATTCATCTTGACTCATCCGATGCACAGCCATCCCTACAACCCGGACCTGGTCACTGGTTCGGGCGTGGCGGCCGTCGCCACGGCCGCCGAACGGGCAGGTTTCACGGGGTTCGGGTTCACCGATCACCCAGCGCCCCCACAGCGGTGGCTCGACACTGGTGGGCACGACGCACTCGATCCGTTCGTCGCGATGGGGTACGCGGCCGCCGTCACGTCAACATTGCGGTTGATCCCCAATCTGGTGGTGCTGCCATACCGCAATCCCTTCCTGGTCGCCAAGTCCGGTGCGACGTTGGACGCATTGTCTGGTGGAAGGTTTACGCTCGCGGTCGGCGTCGGCTACCTGAGGGGCGAGTTCGGTGCGCTGGGAATCGATTTCGAGCAACGCGCCGGATTGGTCGATGAGGCTCTCGAACTCATCGGCCGAGCGTGGACCCAGGACGACGTGACGTTCGCCGGTAAGCACTTTCAGGCCGCCGGGATCACTGCCCACCCGCGGCCGGTAAAGCGCCCCCCGATCTGGGTCGGTGGGAATACTGTCGCCGCGCGCCGCCGTGTCGTCGAGTACGCCGACGGCTGGTGTCCATTCGCCGCAGCCGACGCCTTGGCCAGGTACACCAAGACCGCGGTGATGGACGCCGAAGCCGGCCTAGCCGCCGGCCTCGATGATCTTCGACGCCGATGCGACGCAGCGGGAAGAGATTTCACGGCGATTGACATCACCTTCAACGGACTGCCGGGAACGCCGGGAACATCGTCGTTCGTCGCCGATGCGTATCTGGGCGAGGTGGATCGGCTGAGTCGGTTAGGAGTCACCGCAGTCACGCTTTCGGTGCCCGGCGATAGCGTGAACCACGCTGTGGAGGCGATCGAAGAGTTCGGAGCGTCGGTCATCGCAGCCCAGTCCCTCACTACTGTTCTGGAGACCTCATGA
- a CDS encoding adenylate/guanylate cyclase domain-containing protein, with translation MTSRGLPTGAALGDPTVLRTNVIAAAVYCAVVVPIAAFWGLWWTTARSDASQAERHAVLMRIPARLTICGAAVWTGAVVLLIIVNSARPWLATTLGVSTLSGATVTATLTYWWCTRVLRPYVAPVLTEDPPARQQPLGLRMRALAAWVVGTGVPLLMVLLAAASALVVDYPGDRLAVVVLGLGSAAVLSGLAVTLFTGATMADPIDEVRAGMARVGRGDYDVKIPVFDASELGLLQAGFNSMAEGLRERERLRDLFGRHVGRDVARLAEAEGGAPAMGGATYDVAVLFVDLVGSTHMATKMTPPDLVALLNDFFAVVVDIVERHRGWVNKFQGDAVLAVFGAPQAVPDHAGAALSAARELLAALSGDVHLAAGIGVSAGTAVAGNIGDPRRYEYTVIGDPVNEAARLSEFAKSEGGVAASGAALRAAAATERARWRVVTSQVLRGRDVPTDIAIPAASS, from the coding sequence ATGACCTCGCGCGGACTTCCCACGGGTGCGGCGCTGGGCGACCCAACGGTATTGCGCACCAACGTCATCGCCGCTGCAGTCTATTGCGCAGTCGTCGTGCCGATAGCAGCGTTCTGGGGTCTGTGGTGGACGACTGCGCGGTCGGATGCGTCACAGGCGGAGCGGCACGCCGTGCTCATGCGCATCCCCGCGCGCCTGACAATCTGTGGCGCCGCCGTGTGGACGGGTGCAGTCGTACTGCTGATCATCGTGAATTCGGCGAGGCCCTGGCTGGCAACGACGCTTGGTGTTTCGACGTTGTCGGGCGCGACGGTGACAGCCACGCTGACGTATTGGTGGTGCACCCGGGTGTTGCGTCCCTATGTTGCGCCGGTACTGACCGAAGACCCGCCGGCCCGCCAGCAACCCCTGGGCCTTCGAATGCGGGCACTCGCGGCGTGGGTGGTCGGAACTGGTGTGCCCCTGTTGATGGTGTTGCTTGCCGCGGCCAGCGCATTGGTCGTGGACTACCCGGGTGACCGATTGGCCGTGGTGGTGCTCGGATTGGGCAGCGCGGCTGTGCTGAGTGGGCTTGCTGTGACGCTCTTTACAGGCGCGACGATGGCCGATCCCATCGATGAGGTGCGTGCCGGCATGGCACGTGTCGGCCGCGGTGATTATGACGTCAAAATCCCAGTATTCGACGCGTCCGAACTGGGCCTGCTGCAGGCGGGGTTCAACTCGATGGCAGAAGGGCTGCGGGAGCGCGAACGATTGCGCGATCTGTTCGGCAGGCATGTTGGCCGAGATGTGGCCCGCCTCGCCGAAGCGGAGGGCGGCGCACCCGCGATGGGCGGCGCGACCTACGATGTGGCAGTCCTGTTCGTGGACCTCGTCGGTTCGACGCATATGGCGACGAAGATGACTCCGCCGGACCTCGTCGCGTTGCTGAACGACTTCTTTGCGGTGGTGGTAGACATCGTGGAGCGACATCGCGGATGGGTCAACAAGTTTCAGGGTGATGCAGTTCTGGCGGTCTTCGGTGCTCCGCAGGCCGTCCCGGACCACGCCGGCGCGGCCCTGTCGGCCGCGCGGGAGCTTTTGGCTGCTCTCTCCGGCGATGTACACCTCGCCGCCGGCATCGGCGTGTCCGCGGGAACCGCCGTCGCAGGCAATATCGGTGACCCTCGCCGCTACGAGTACACCGTTATCGGCGATCCGGTCAACGAGGCGGCACGATTATCCGAATTCGCGAAATCCGAAGGTGGCGTGGCCGCCTCAGGCGCGGCGCTACGGGCCGCCGCTGCTACCGAAAGGGCCCGTTGGCGCGTCGTCACGAGCCAAGTGCTGCGCGGTCGCGATGTCCCAACGGACATCGCGATCCCCGCCGCTAGTTCTTGA
- a CDS encoding acyl-CoA dehydrogenase family protein — MDFNDTQDEAEFRARLRTWLDDNAAAAVIPEDPSARADAANAWHQTLYEAGYIGLSFPTEYGGHGLSPIYEAILNDELGRAGAPPIEGVGHLSNALRLFGSEQQRAELLQGLLSGAVRWCQGFSEPEAGSDLASLKTKAEAIEVDGRPVFRVNGRKIWTSFAAVADWCFLLCRTEPDAAKHAGISVLLVPMSTPGINVEPIVNAARNREFAEVTFTDVDVPVENLLGERGQGWSIANQLLAYERGPSDINWISRLALQLRALEDDVRSGRLADTPAARARLGEAYTELRALQVKVQRSLTDRVKGALPGAEGSVDKLLMARADQTFGHTMMDLRASGPVLREGLEWDVYVWSRAAGIYGGTAQIQRNIVAQRVLGLPRK, encoded by the coding sequence ATGGATTTCAACGACACCCAGGACGAAGCCGAATTCCGCGCCCGTCTGCGCACCTGGCTCGACGACAACGCCGCAGCCGCCGTCATCCCAGAGGACCCCAGCGCGCGGGCTGACGCCGCGAATGCCTGGCATCAGACCCTCTACGAAGCCGGCTACATCGGCCTGTCGTTCCCGACCGAGTACGGCGGTCACGGGCTGTCACCCATCTACGAGGCGATCCTCAACGACGAGCTGGGACGCGCAGGCGCACCGCCGATAGAGGGTGTCGGACATCTGTCGAATGCATTGCGACTCTTCGGATCCGAGCAGCAGCGCGCCGAACTGCTGCAAGGGCTGTTGTCGGGCGCGGTGCGCTGGTGTCAAGGCTTCAGTGAGCCCGAGGCAGGGTCGGACCTGGCCAGTCTCAAGACAAAGGCGGAGGCGATCGAAGTCGACGGCCGACCGGTCTTCCGCGTCAACGGCCGGAAAATTTGGACCAGCTTCGCCGCGGTGGCCGACTGGTGCTTTCTGCTGTGCCGCACCGAACCGGACGCCGCCAAGCACGCGGGTATATCGGTACTGCTGGTGCCCATGTCCACCCCGGGCATCAACGTGGAGCCGATCGTCAATGCCGCACGCAACCGGGAGTTCGCCGAAGTCACGTTCACCGACGTCGACGTACCTGTCGAGAACCTGCTGGGCGAACGCGGGCAAGGTTGGTCGATCGCAAACCAGCTGCTGGCCTACGAGCGGGGCCCGAGTGATATCAACTGGATCAGCAGGCTCGCACTGCAACTGCGCGCACTCGAGGACGACGTGCGATCGGGTCGGCTCGCCGATACCCCCGCGGCCCGCGCCCGCTTGGGCGAGGCGTACACCGAACTGCGGGCCCTTCAGGTCAAGGTGCAACGGTCCCTCACCGACCGGGTCAAAGGTGCACTGCCCGGAGCAGAAGGTTCGGTGGACAAGTTGTTGATGGCCAGGGCAGACCAAACGTTCGGGCACACGATGATGGACCTGCGTGCCAGTGGGCCCGTCCTCCGCGAGGGCCTGGAGTGGGACGTCTACGTCTGGTCACGCGCCGCGGGCATCTACGGCGGAACTGCCCAGATTCAGCGCAACATCGTCGCGCAACGCGTGCTGGGCCTACCCCGCAAATGA
- a CDS encoding SDR family oxidoreductase: MSLFDAFAYRGKRVLVVGGATGMGNATARLALDAGAEVVVMDYASSDLPGTTAIRVNLADAKSIDAAVTECGGTVDALFACAGVADGDGIERINFIGHRYLIERLRANDMLPHGSAIAFISSAAGLAWRSNMAQLNEFLDIVDFDTATAWAIDNKCAHYMFTKQAVCAYVAREAMDFMADGIRINAICPGPTDTPLAQANADLWLDFGADYRAKVGVGAATPMEQAYPLLFLCSDAASVVNGITMVTDSGYLSAGITEAFPAGTPMAKMLLDG; encoded by the coding sequence ATGAGTTTGTTCGATGCATTCGCGTATCGCGGTAAGCGTGTGTTGGTGGTGGGCGGCGCCACCGGCATGGGCAATGCGACCGCACGATTGGCGCTCGATGCCGGTGCAGAGGTCGTCGTGATGGACTACGCGTCGTCGGATCTGCCTGGGACGACGGCGATCCGCGTCAATCTGGCCGACGCGAAAAGCATCGATGCAGCGGTGACCGAGTGTGGCGGCACTGTGGACGCGTTGTTCGCGTGCGCGGGTGTCGCCGACGGTGACGGTATCGAGCGCATCAACTTCATCGGTCACCGGTATCTGATCGAGCGACTTCGCGCCAACGACATGCTGCCCCATGGCAGTGCGATCGCCTTCATCTCGTCGGCCGCGGGCCTGGCTTGGCGGTCGAATATGGCACAGCTCAACGAGTTTCTCGACATCGTTGACTTCGATACGGCTACGGCGTGGGCAATCGACAACAAGTGCGCGCACTACATGTTCACCAAGCAGGCGGTGTGTGCCTATGTCGCGAGAGAAGCCATGGACTTCATGGCCGACGGCATCCGGATCAACGCGATCTGTCCGGGACCGACGGACACTCCACTGGCTCAGGCGAATGCTGATCTGTGGTTGGACTTCGGCGCTGACTACCGCGCGAAGGTCGGAGTTGGGGCGGCCACGCCTATGGAACAGGCTTACCCGCTTCTGTTCTTGTGCAGCGATGCCGCGAGCGTGGTCAACGGAATCACCATGGTCACCGACTCCGGATATCTCAGTGCCGGCATCACGGAGGCCTTCCCGGCCGGTACACCCATGGCCAAGATGCTGTTGGACGGCTAG
- a CDS encoding phosphotransferase has translation MADDIGDAVVEWISTTVGPIRSIDRQQRWRPAWFVTAESKGRPVRLYVRGNREGFGFAGVEAEAAILREMENHGIPVPHVHGVIADGAAVVMDWLSGEADLSSAADAVEIDAVMDDYVDALVRAHRIDPAAFADIGLRVPTGAHGVALDYFETFVERYRSFKQRPEPLLEFAIGWLRRNPPTHRSTPRFVLGDTGQFMFAEGRITGLLDVELAHIGDISHDLAGLRLRNVTEPMGDLGRVLRRYAEVSGEPLDVASIEFHTAKFALCTPLGVALVLHLDLPLLDIVQYIEWFHQLSLHAIESIARLSDVELAPVSLPDPVRSRYDGVIGGLSTMVESLDVSAGITEYQRGSVASVARFCHRVSEFGDAIDRADLADIEATTRLGSTDRRAADQALEAFILDAGPEHDAALVQLLHRRVMRQLLLLEPLLSGGRIGHVAPLAELLASEAPVTAQRSR, from the coding sequence GTGGCAGACGACATAGGCGATGCGGTCGTGGAATGGATCTCCACGACGGTTGGCCCGATCCGCTCTATCGACCGCCAACAGCGTTGGCGGCCCGCATGGTTCGTCACCGCTGAAAGCAAAGGCCGACCCGTTCGGCTGTATGTCCGCGGGAACCGGGAGGGATTCGGGTTCGCCGGTGTCGAAGCGGAGGCGGCGATCCTACGGGAGATGGAAAACCATGGGATACCGGTGCCGCACGTCCATGGCGTCATTGCCGACGGTGCTGCGGTGGTGATGGATTGGCTGTCGGGCGAAGCTGACCTCAGCAGCGCTGCCGATGCTGTCGAAATCGATGCCGTCATGGATGACTACGTCGATGCGCTCGTGCGAGCGCACCGCATCGACCCAGCCGCCTTCGCCGACATCGGCTTGCGCGTCCCCACCGGCGCACATGGCGTCGCTCTTGACTATTTCGAGACCTTCGTGGAGCGCTATCGATCCTTCAAGCAGCGACCAGAACCGTTGTTGGAGTTCGCGATCGGGTGGCTCAGGAGAAACCCCCCCACACACCGGTCAACGCCTCGATTCGTCCTCGGTGACACGGGTCAATTCATGTTTGCCGAAGGGCGGATAACCGGCCTCCTCGACGTCGAGTTGGCGCACATCGGTGACATCTCACACGACCTGGCCGGCTTGCGTTTACGGAACGTGACCGAGCCAATGGGCGACTTGGGCCGAGTACTGCGGCGCTACGCAGAGGTTTCCGGCGAGCCGCTGGACGTGGCATCCATCGAGTTTCACACCGCGAAGTTCGCACTCTGCACACCCCTGGGCGTCGCTCTGGTGCTCCACCTGGACCTCCCGCTGCTCGACATCGTCCAGTACATCGAGTGGTTCCACCAGCTTTCGCTGCACGCGATCGAGTCCATCGCTCGATTGTCAGATGTCGAACTCGCCCCGGTGTCGCTACCCGATCCTGTCCGGTCGCGTTACGACGGTGTGATCGGTGGACTGTCGACCATGGTGGAATCTCTCGACGTCTCTGCCGGGATTACCGAGTACCAACGCGGTTCGGTAGCGTCGGTGGCACGCTTCTGCCATCGGGTGAGCGAGTTCGGCGATGCGATCGACCGTGCAGACCTCGCGGACATCGAGGCGACCACCAGGCTGGGATCAACAGACCGCCGCGCCGCTGACCAAGCGCTCGAAGCATTCATCTTGGATGCCGGCCCAGAACACGACGCGGCGCTGGTCCAGCTTCTCCACCGTCGGGTCATGCGGCAACTGCTACTACTCGAGCCGCTGTTGTCCGGCGGTCGAATTGGTCATGTCGCGCCGCTTGCTGAACTACTGGCGAGCGAGGCCCCCGTGACCGCTCAGCGCTCGCGGTAG
- a CDS encoding SDR family NAD(P)-dependent oxidoreductase: MSADFSGQVVVVTGASGGIGRVLARRYARRGAMVALVARRSDELAITAENIAEEGGGASVHVADIREEDSCSRLVADIIARWGRLDVLINNAATPGTDEAVHEASIANWNDVLATNLVAPMVLSREALTQAMLPAGRGNIQFMSSAAATNVQPKKAHYAAAKLGLSALSQTMAMEVGSNGIRVNCLIIGSVAGQLFDTYVGRRAAAEGVDPGVVRQRLAGMNKLNRLVQPDEVAEVSMWLASDAASAITGQDINVTGG; the protein is encoded by the coding sequence GTGAGTGCCGACTTTTCCGGACAGGTGGTCGTCGTCACCGGTGCCAGTGGCGGCATCGGCCGGGTACTCGCGCGACGATATGCGCGCCGCGGCGCCATGGTTGCACTGGTCGCGCGACGCTCGGACGAGCTTGCGATCACCGCGGAGAACATCGCCGAGGAGGGCGGTGGCGCGTCGGTTCATGTAGCGGACATCCGTGAGGAGGACTCGTGCAGCCGCCTGGTCGCCGACATCATCGCCCGCTGGGGGCGTCTTGACGTGCTGATCAACAATGCGGCTACTCCGGGCACCGATGAGGCCGTGCATGAGGCGTCGATCGCCAACTGGAACGATGTACTGGCGACCAATCTGGTCGCTCCCATGGTGCTGTCTCGCGAGGCGCTGACCCAGGCGATGCTGCCCGCAGGTCGGGGCAATATTCAGTTCATGTCCTCCGCAGCCGCGACAAATGTGCAACCGAAGAAGGCGCACTACGCGGCCGCCAAGCTGGGCTTGTCCGCGCTGTCACAGACGATGGCAATGGAAGTGGGCTCCAACGGTATCCGGGTCAACTGCCTGATAATCGGGAGCGTCGCGGGTCAGCTGTTCGACACCTACGTCGGACGCCGGGCAGCTGCCGAGGGAGTGGATCCCGGCGTGGTGCGCCAACGGTTGGCCGGAATGAACAAGCTCAACCGGTTGGTGCAGCCTGATGAGGTCGCCGAGGTGTCGATGTGGCTGGCGTCCGACGCTGCCTCCGCGATCACCGGCCAAGACATCAACGTCACCGGAGGCTGA
- a CDS encoding nuclear transport factor 2 family protein has protein sequence MSVPDVDRRVAKLLSLNEIRELPYKYAAAVESRDVDAMAELFSPSARFGSYGDGPAGLRRLMVDSMTGSLFAVILVANHLVEFDDDVRARGQVWAHCYAQERADGFLDQLIKYEDTYEQVAGRWLFVQRRHRLWYGAAHARSPLEQNAADWPRSQIGVGDLPLADPEFAAWWRTRSRD, from the coding sequence ATGTCCGTGCCCGATGTCGATCGGCGGGTAGCGAAACTTCTTTCTCTCAACGAGATTCGAGAGCTACCGTACAAATACGCGGCGGCAGTCGAATCGCGAGATGTTGACGCTATGGCCGAACTCTTCTCACCGAGTGCACGTTTCGGCTCCTATGGCGACGGTCCGGCCGGGTTGCGTCGGCTGATGGTCGACAGCATGACCGGTAGTCTGTTCGCGGTGATTCTGGTGGCCAACCATCTGGTGGAGTTCGACGACGACGTCCGCGCGCGGGGTCAGGTGTGGGCGCATTGCTATGCCCAAGAACGGGCCGACGGTTTTCTGGATCAGTTGATCAAGTATGAGGACACCTATGAGCAGGTGGCTGGGCGGTGGCTGTTCGTCCAACGCCGCCACCGACTGTGGTACGGAGCCGCTCATGCGCGGTCGCCTCTCGAGCAGAATGCCGCGGACTGGCCCCGAAGCCAAATCGGCGTCGGGGACCTCCCCCTAGCGGATCCTGAATTCGCCGCCTGGTGGCGAACCAGGAGCAGGGACTGA
- a CDS encoding amidohydrolase family protein translates to MPLQPSMKLLSVDDHLIEPPHVWTDRLPKKYVEDGPRIVEFPREGKSPMHQWVYEGRSYPNIGLNAVAGKSPEEFGVDPVRYDDMIPGCYDPKARLADMDIDGVHAMLCFPSFPRFCGTVFLEGQDKDLALLSVQAWNDFSLDEWCASDPARFIPMMISPLWDTQLMVAEIERNAAKGCRAVGLPDNPMNLGLPSFHTDHWEPVWSALEETNMTAVMHFGSGGMPPSTAPEAPFAVMVTLMGTTSMAAAIELVFSPVFHKHPNLKVAFSEGGIGWMPYLVERADYVWRKHKYYQNIHPTIAPSELFRRNITGCFIEDEVGVAMRHQIGIDNITWECDYPHSDSFWPKSRARAEEMLASVPDEDAAKIVELNARRWYAFPEEGFKSSTADSGWRPNNGEPPEYDYDAVMSDHGGVGYGAFIENLANQMANKEIKN, encoded by the coding sequence ATGCCGCTCCAGCCGTCGATGAAACTTCTGTCCGTCGATGACCACCTCATCGAGCCCCCGCACGTGTGGACCGATCGGCTGCCGAAGAAGTACGTCGAGGACGGGCCCCGCATCGTGGAGTTCCCGCGCGAGGGCAAGTCGCCGATGCACCAGTGGGTGTATGAGGGCCGCAGTTATCCCAACATCGGGCTGAACGCGGTCGCGGGTAAATCACCGGAAGAATTCGGTGTCGACCCGGTGCGCTACGACGACATGATCCCCGGGTGCTACGACCCGAAGGCCCGGCTGGCCGACATGGACATCGACGGAGTGCACGCGATGCTGTGCTTCCCGTCGTTTCCGCGGTTCTGCGGGACCGTGTTCCTGGAAGGTCAGGACAAGGACTTGGCGCTGCTGTCCGTCCAAGCTTGGAATGACTTCTCACTCGACGAATGGTGCGCAAGCGATCCGGCGCGCTTCATTCCGATGATGATCAGTCCGCTGTGGGACACGCAGCTGATGGTGGCCGAGATCGAACGCAATGCCGCCAAGGGGTGCCGCGCGGTCGGTCTGCCCGACAACCCGATGAACCTCGGCCTACCCAGCTTCCATACCGACCACTGGGAGCCTGTCTGGTCGGCCCTGGAGGAGACGAACATGACGGCGGTCATGCATTTCGGCTCCGGAGGCATGCCCCCGTCGACAGCACCAGAGGCGCCGTTCGCGGTGATGGTCACCCTGATGGGGACGACCTCGATGGCAGCAGCCATCGAGTTGGTCTTCTCCCCCGTCTTTCACAAGCACCCGAACTTGAAAGTCGCGTTCTCCGAGGGCGGGATCGGTTGGATGCCGTACCTGGTCGAGCGCGCGGACTATGTCTGGCGTAAGCACAAGTACTACCAGAACATCCATCCGACGATCGCACCGTCCGAGCTGTTCCGCCGCAATATCACCGGTTGCTTCATCGAAGATGAAGTCGGTGTGGCGATGCGCCACCAGATCGGCATCGACAACATCACCTGGGAGTGCGACTACCCGCATTCGGACTCGTTCTGGCCCAAGAGCCGAGCGCGTGCGGAAGAGATGTTGGCGAGTGTGCCCGACGAGGATGCCGCCAAGATCGTCGAACTCAATGCGCGGCGCTGGTATGCGTTCCCGGAGGAGGGCTTCAAGTCGTCCACCGCCGACAGCGGATGGCGCCCGAACAACGGCGAACCGCCCGAGTACGACTATGACGCGGTCATGTCGGATCACGGCGGCGTCGGTTACGGAGCGTTCATCGAAAACCTCGCGAATCAGATGGCCAACAAGGAGATCAAGAACTAG
- a CDS encoding enoyl-CoA hydratase/isomerase family protein — translation MTTGLTVRSEAGVRWLVLDRPDVGNSVTRAMQRDLIDNLASASADPEIRAVVFTAAGERHFCTGPNLRDPNMRPSQDRIAGDAARILRTGSQAVVAALLDCDKPVICALNGVAAGVGASMVLACDLVVAVESARIIELFVRRGLAPDGGAAYLLTRKVPFNVAKRLVLFGDELSATEAHRIGLVNEVVTDHNELRRVVSEWAQRLASGPTRALAAAKMMLNQALDVDRASAFVSEALLVEQVAGTADVAEGVAAFTEKRDPRFQGR, via the coding sequence CTCACGGTCCGTTCGGAAGCCGGTGTGCGGTGGCTGGTGCTCGACCGCCCCGATGTCGGCAATTCCGTCACCCGTGCGATGCAACGCGATTTGATCGACAATCTGGCCTCAGCGTCCGCGGATCCCGAAATTCGGGCCGTCGTTTTCACCGCAGCCGGTGAACGGCATTTCTGCACGGGTCCAAATCTGCGCGACCCGAACATGCGGCCCAGCCAAGACCGGATCGCCGGCGACGCGGCCCGGATTCTGCGTACCGGATCCCAGGCGGTGGTCGCCGCGCTGCTGGACTGCGACAAGCCGGTGATCTGTGCGCTCAACGGTGTCGCGGCAGGGGTCGGCGCCAGCATGGTGCTCGCCTGTGACCTCGTCGTGGCGGTGGAATCCGCGCGGATCATCGAACTGTTCGTCCGCAGAGGTCTCGCGCCCGACGGCGGCGCCGCATATCTCTTGACCCGGAAGGTGCCGTTCAACGTCGCCAAGAGGCTGGTCTTGTTCGGTGACGAGTTGTCGGCGACCGAAGCGCATCGGATCGGCCTCGTCAACGAGGTTGTCACCGACCACAACGAACTACGCAGGGTCGTGTCCGAATGGGCGCAACGACTCGCAAGCGGGCCGACTCGGGCGTTGGCGGCGGCGAAAATGATGCTCAATCAGGCCCTCGATGTAGACCGGGCATCGGCGTTCGTCAGTGAAGCGCTGTTGGTCGAGCAGGTCGCGGGCACCGCCGATGTTGCCGAGGGTGTCGCGGCATTCACCGAAAAGCGCGACCCGCGGTTCCAAGGTCGGTAG